From one Pirellulales bacterium genomic stretch:
- a CDS encoding alcohol dehydrogenase, whose protein sequence is MATMRVAQVSRPKGPFELVERPIPEPAAGWVRIKVQACGICHSDSIVKEGSFPNIPYPRVPGHEVAGVIDAVGQGVAAWQKGQRVGVGWFGGNCGYCDFCRRGEFFACSNLKTTGISHDGGYAEYMVAPASSVALMPNDLSPVEAAPLMCAGVTTFNALRNSGARGGDVVAVFGLGGLGHLGVQYAAKMGFRTVAIARGKDKEPLAKKLGAAIYIDSAAGDAAAELQKLGGAKAILATVTSGEAMSAITYGLAMNGTILVIGADSSMEVSPIFLLTGCRSVKGWYSGTSIDSQDTLSFSARSGVRSMNEVLPFDRAAEGYDRMISGKARFRVVLTMG, encoded by the coding sequence ATGGCTACCATGCGCGTGGCGCAAGTTTCGCGTCCGAAGGGTCCTTTCGAATTAGTCGAACGGCCCATTCCGGAACCCGCCGCCGGCTGGGTCCGGATCAAAGTGCAAGCCTGCGGCATCTGTCACAGCGATAGCATTGTGAAAGAAGGATCGTTTCCGAACATTCCCTACCCACGCGTGCCCGGTCATGAAGTGGCGGGCGTCATCGATGCCGTAGGGCAGGGGGTGGCCGCATGGCAGAAGGGGCAGCGCGTGGGCGTGGGTTGGTTCGGCGGTAACTGCGGCTACTGCGATTTCTGCCGCCGCGGCGAATTTTTTGCCTGCAGCAATCTCAAAACCACCGGCATTTCGCACGACGGCGGATACGCCGAATACATGGTCGCGCCCGCCAGTTCGGTCGCGCTGATGCCAAATGATTTATCGCCCGTCGAGGCTGCGCCCTTGATGTGCGCTGGCGTGACGACTTTCAACGCACTACGAAACAGCGGCGCGCGGGGCGGCGACGTCGTGGCCGTTTTCGGCCTGGGCGGGCTGGGACATTTAGGCGTGCAATACGCCGCGAAGATGGGTTTTCGCACCGTGGCCATTGCGAGGGGAAAAGACAAGGAACCGCTGGCCAAAAAATTGGGTGCGGCGATTTACATTGACAGCGCAGCCGGCGATGCCGCGGCGGAACTGCAGAAACTGGGCGGCGCCAAAGCGATTTTGGCTACCGTGACCAGCGGCGAAGCAATGAGCGCCATCACCTATGGGTTGGCCATGAACGGCACGATCCTGGTGATTGGAGCGGACTCGTCGATGGAAGTGTCGCCAATATTTCTGTTGACGGGCTGCCGGTCGGTTAAAGGCTGGTACAGCGGCACTTCGATCGATTCGCAAGATACTCTGTCCTTTAGCGCCCGTAGCGGCGTGCGGTCGATGAACGAAGTGTTGCCGTTCGATCGCGCGGCCGAAGGTTACGACCGGATGATCAGCGGGAAGGCTCGGTTCCGTGTCGTGCTGACCATGGGGTAG